ttttttttcactttcattttatttgcatttttattgctgtttatCAAAACAAAGGACcttcaattaaatttaattatgaATTATTTCCTTTAAAAGCAGACATGACTAATATCTTTATTCTAACagttttttaaactgatttgtattttttgtatttttatcccTTCAGTTAATATACCTTTCAATGTTGTCAGTAGACGGTTTCCTCTGTGGTTGTCCAAGAGGCTTCGAACCCAAAGACTCCCTCCTAAAAAACACAGTCAGGGTGGCGTCGGGGTGATTTGCATCACATACAGAATTTTGCAAACTTCTTGAATAACTCAACTTTATTGTATTCTATTAAAGTGGTCTTTGATTGAAGCTTCTTTAggctttctgatttttttactCATCTTCTGTGCAGTGCTTATATCTGACTGTAATGGAAAATTTTGTTTCTTGCTATAATCTCACAACTGTGTTGAACTGATGGTTTGTTATGTCTCTATTTTTGTATGCTCTGAGTGGAGCAGGTTTCTCTGCTTTGCCACTCTGAAGGTCATCTGCCCGAGCTGGTTTCTGCAGCTGCAAGACATAACAATCAGTTCTGACAGTAGTTAGTTCTCACAGTTTGTCTTGTCAATATttttgcttcttcttctcttatcCTTGGGCATAAAATACATGCACTAACCCTGTAGGTCGGAGCTTACACCCTCTGTGTTACACTCATTGCTCTTTTCCACAGGCCTTAAAAACTGCAGTGGTGAAACCTCTTTTAATGAAGCTTAATCTGGATACAACACCACAGCCCTGAACTGCATTGTTAAAGGCTTTGAATAGCATATGTCTTCTCAGCAGTGCATCAAAAAAATCCTAGTTTGACTTAAAACGgtatttgatacagttgatcattACATTCTGACAGTTTGGAAAAGGGGGCAGGATTGTCTGTTGTTGGTCAAAACTGGTCCAGATTTTGTTTGAAAGACCAGGACCCCTTTGTTATTTGGCAATTTATCAAGGCAAACATTCAACATCTATGTGATCCCACTTGGTCAGATCACTGAGTGCTACAACATCCACACCAATATCAATGCTGATGACATACAAATTTATATTCGGACCCTAGTCCATGATCGTGACTGAGTTAGTGCATCCAAAATATCTGAGTGGATTAGTCATCATTTCCTCAAACGTAGCACAGAAAAGACAGATATTTTTCttatctttaataaaaaaaatgttctttaaaccGTGTTTCCATTTCCTGTCAAGCACTTTGAATTTCCTTTGAAAGTGCTTTGAAATTTCTTGAATTTCCTTATCTATGAATGGTACTATACACATAAACTTGCATTTTCTTTCTATCCTGTCAAAAAGTGTTATCTTTAGTATTTTTCTTAATGGAAATGGGAACAAATCCTTTGAGTTTAGTGTCCTCTTGGTGTCTGAAGGATTCATAGGTCAGAGTAAAGTGGGTTAGCAAAAAATATTCAATTGAAAAAGGTAACTGAAAGCCTGGAGAAATATCAATCATTACCACGATAAAAGAATCTTAATCAGGACTTTTTCACAGAACCGCATGCTACAGCGTGTAAACCACACAGTTTACCTTTCACCCATTATCTTCTTTGCTGGTGGTGAGCTACATTTCTTTGAATCAGTGGATTCACGTCTATGTATGACAAATTTAGAGTAAACCTGGGGTAATGTGAATCTATTGTTGAAATagagatttatatttaaaacagtttcatACCTGACAGCTTTGGAGTCAGTGGAATTGCCTTTTGCATGTAGGCACGGCTTCATATCACTGGAATCCTTCCTGCCACAAAACGGAGATAAATTTGAGAAACTTGCACACTattctgtaagaaaaaaaaacacattcggGTTGATTTAGAACACACTCCTGCAcacctgtgtttttcttttttgacttCGACGGAGGGCTTTTTGGGAGGAGGTGATTTAGAGTCAGATGAATCTCTCCTGACAAGAAAATGTGAGATTTTGAACTAATCCCAGTAGTGGAAAACAAGAGCAGTGTTTCTATCTCGTAAAAAGCATATTTCAAAGCAGGTAATCATCATGTTCACTTGAACATGCTTTGTTCATGATTTGCCAACCTTTCTTGTTTGGTGTCATCTGAGAGTTTCTTAGATGCTTTGCCATCATCTGAATCTTTCCTGTTAAATTAAAATAGCTTTAAAATTGCCCTCAACTAAAGATGCCTGCAGCCAATCCTGGAAAGTAATTTCAATTTATTATGAAACTaattaaaaacatgcattaaaacCTGAGGTCGCAGGTAATAAAGCCAAAAAAGTAAACACATTTTACCACATATACACGACAGGTAGAGTAACTTGACAGAATGCAGACCTGtctttctttgcacaatctGCAGACTTTTTCTGTGGAAGCTTTGAGTCTGTGAACGACTTCCTGCTGCGGCAAACAACACAAGGATTCAATGCACTAATAAAAAAACTACACATTACATTATATCTTCCTTGATAATTTCCCTCTGATGCTTCAAGGCCAAGACAATATGAGCTCATCTGATCCAGACCTGTCCTTGCTCCCATCCACAGAGGGGGGCTTTGGAGGAGGAGCAGGGGGGTGAAGATGGAGTGGGAGTGGAGGAAGGGGAGCGTTGGGGTCAGGAGGctgttttctaaatgaaataaacacCTTTCAGCAAAAGTGAATTACTTCAGAATGAGGATGAGTGGCTTTTGAAATTTCtcacatttaacattttcacaatatttccacattacaaccacaaatttgcACGAGGATACCTTAGATTTAACCTTTCACATACAACTGCTAAAATCTCCTTGCTGGACCAGAGGTCTAGTCAAAATAGCAGCTTTTTCCACCTGTGTGACCTCATCTGTTATGCTAAAAATAAGTTGGGTCTGAATGGCTGTCAATACAtgtcaacatttattttaaattaattattttactttgcaaagTTAGAAAATTAGAAAGCTTTACAATAATCCTTAATAAACCAGACCTTTTAATATTATGTAAATCTGTATTTGACTCAGTTAAATGTTTACATGGTTTAGAAAAACAGCACCACGAAAACAGACCCAGGAATGAATTACTGTGTCTGAAGTGATAGCTTATCATTTATGGATGTTGAGACAGGTATGTTTCAGTCTAAGGaatatggttaaaaaatattgaaaccTATTGTCTTTGTGATGTAGCAATGAGATTAAGAGACCACTGATTGGTTTAGCAGCCCCTAATGACGACTCCGTCCCAGCAAGCGCAGACCCATGAGGTGCTTTGTTGGGAAAAACAGAAAGGACCAGAACCTATCAAGACAAGACTTGCCCTACCTGGTTAGAAAAGGCTGGTGAACCTGTAAAATGTTATGTTAactcatttttttttgtgtgttttttttacgtTTCTCTATTTTCCTATAAAGTCATGCAAGaataacatttttctccaaacacCTGGGCTGTGCTGTCACCATCACAAATCCAAAAGATTTGTGCCAAAGCTAAAAATGTACCAGTCTTAGAAGGACTTTTGGTCAAGACAACAGCTGTTTGTGCCAAGATTGGCCTGTTAGCCAAGCCAGGAGGACGAATTGAGCAGTGATCCAAGGGGGTCCCTGAGATCTTTGTCCATGTAGGGCATTCTCTTCAGTGCTACTGATGATTCTGGTGCTGATGGGTTCAAGTGGTGCCAAGAGTTTGTATTCATctggcttttttctttttccctctAAGATTGTAAAAGACATTATGATCATTATGACCAAAATTAAGCCATTAAACCTATTTCTTTaggcttgatatttatcatatAGAATCCTCATTACCAAATTAGAGTCTGtgattgtaacgtgacaaaatgtgaaaaagttcaaggagctGAATTATCAAATATCACATAGAGGCAGGCATGCAGAGCCTAACCTTGGTGGAGGAGGATGGAGGTGGAAAGGAAGAGGAGCTATGGGAGCGTTTGGGTCCAATGATACTTTCCTAATGTAAAATGAGCTTTTGATTATTTCGTATTTATgcacaactaaataaaaatttcaAAACATGCATCAAAGCATGTCTGACCTGTCTTTCTTGACTTCTATTGCAGGTCGTTTTGGTGGCGGAGAGGCCGGTTGAGGTCCGTGAGAGTGAGGGTGTCGAGAGGAAGACTCTTTACTGTCCTTCCTGATCATACATCACAACAGCACAGATGTGATCGGTATCACAAAAGGTGCAACAGCATGCGGTTGAAGCAAGTAAACACATGACTGACCCATCTCAGCATGCACCATGCTCAGCAGGCCTCCAGATATAAAGCTGTAGGGGCAGATGTCGGTACATGTGAGGAGCTAGGAGCCTGTTGAGTCATGCAGTTAGCAGCAGCAACATTCCAGCGTGCTCAGACAGGCGTCCTGACCTGTCTTTTTCCGAATCCAGAGACGGACGTTTGATGGGTAAGAGAGGCCGACCACGTCGAGGAGGAGAGGGGAAGCGGGTGGGGTACAGAACGGTGCCGTCCAGCACTCTTCTCCTAAAATGAATAGCTAAATCTGAAGTTCTGGGGAACATTTGTGACGCATAAAATATTAGTATTTGGGGCACCAGCTTCTCACCTTTCAAGACGTTTATGAGCTTCAGCGGGCTTCTCTCTCTGAGGTGTGCTTACAGGCCACTCTTGTCTGCTTTCCTCTCTGTTTTTATCCATCTTTAACTTGTCTGCATGTTTTTTCGGCTCTTCAAGAGGTTTCTCTTTTTTCAGTCGTTCAGCATGCCTTATCTTTTTCAGATCTTCCAATGATCTTTCTTTGATTGGGTCTGACTTGTGTTTTCCACTCTGCAAATGTTTTACGTGCCTCTCTTTCTTATTCTCCATTTCCACTTTGGGATTCTCTGCAGGTATTTGTTTCTCTCCTCTGATTTCTTGAAGGTGTTTCTCACTTTGGTGCTCTCCAGGGTGTTTTCCATCCATCCTGAGATCATCTACGTGCCTCTTTTTGTTTATGTGGTTATCGTTCTGTTTTACATCCCTGTTTTTGTCAGAACCTGATTCGTGTTTCAATTCGGCCTCTGGCCTCCTGTgactaaaagaaataaatattttacctcTTACCCAGAGGCAAAGGTGTAAATGTACTTTGATAATACAACATACAGAAGTGACAAGCATGATTTCTCCTCCACTGCACTGTTTgcactgtttaaaatcaagactcGTTTACAGGAGAGGTTGCTGTGTTTTCATAGtgtattgcaaaagtattcattacCCCTAAGTCACTCCATATTTTGTTAAAACCAGGATTTTacgtgatagatcaacacaaagtagtacataactgTGAAAGAAAATATACATGATTTACATTGGGGGTTTTTTTTGCtgctaaaaatctaaaaagtgtgattGAATCAagcccccctttactctgataccccaaaataaaatccagtgcaaccaattgcccttaaaagttgtttaaattgtctacttgtgtgtaattttaaaAAGGGAATTTGTTTTACAGAGTATTGAATGAGGGAGTGGGGGTGAAATTAAAATTTGGGTTCCCCGCAGGTGACCATTTCTAGAATCCCTAGAATACCATCTGTGATCCTGGTACTACAAGGCTggaaactaaaacagaaaaacatgagtTTTTTCGGCAACTTTGTCCTTGTGATttagagtttttctttccagtgCGACTCTTATCTGTAGATCCCACGGTTTTCATGGATGATCTCACAGCTGTGGAGCTGTTCCAGGTTTTCAGCAAGGTTCAAAACACTCAGGTGATTACAGGATGAAAGGTGGAGATGTGTACATTTGGGGAAAAATGTCAGCTGCGATTAATATTGTTTTCCATTCTATTTacctttgttttaaattgcattCCACAAAGTTTGGGTGTTTTGTCTTGTTGTTATCTTATTATCCCATTGGTTGAATTTCTGAAGTTTGTACTCAAGTTTAACAACAGATCTCTGCATTTTAAAGTAATGCAAACCCAAATAAAGTGTTGAAACGGAAGATTTGTTTGTAGAAATTTCCAATGCCTTCTAACTCAATATttacaaatgaaacaaaataataaaaaatgtggtgCAAACTAGGGTCAACTGAACATTTAATACATTAAATCGGGTCAACAATTAAATCCTGATAAAGAAGTAATGAAAAGTAAATGTATTGTTTAATTTCAGATTGATCAAAGTTTAGATTGTTTTCAAACACAGTTTAAAAGAGTTTTATTGAGCCATTTATTTAGCTGATGATCTggaaatgtagttttttttcaattgtgttctttttttgtttttttctgttggtgTAAATAGGTATCTGCTACCACTAGATGGTGCTTACTGTCCACTAATAAGTTCACAAACAGACAATTTTTTATTGCTCCAATTGTAATTCGGAgtgaagtgtttgtttttgtggacagttattatatttattcagtcagtcagtcattttctaccgcttattccatagtgggtcgcaggggagctggtgcctatctccagcagtctatgggtgagaggcagggtacaccccagacgggtcaccagtccatcacagggcaacacacaaacaaccatgcacacactcattcatacacctaagggcaatttagagagaccaattaacctaacaggcatgtctttggactgtgggaggaagccagagtacctggtgagaacccacgcatgcacggggagaacatgcaaactccatgcagaaagaccccaggtcgggaatcgaacccaggaccttcttgctgcaaggcaacagtgctaccaactgcgccaccgtatATTTATTATTGACAGAAAATCCTTGATTGCCTTTATAACTGGATTCTTTTTTGTGAAACAGAGCAAAAATTTGCCAATTTGAGTTTGATAGAAGCAAAGGTCATACATGTGCTGATACTGGCAGAATTTCTATATCGTAATGTACATCGTCTGCATTAGGTATCATGTCAGTACTATGCAGCTTGTGTTTCTAAATGCCATCAGACTGACCTGCTCTGTGGCTCTGAAGAGGAGCTGTTTGTAGCTGTTGCTGCAGGTTTCTTGGAGTCCAAACCGTTCTTCATTTCAGCATCTTTCTCAGAGTGAGTATTCCCAGAGTCtggcagagagagaaagagggagacATAACAGCAGATCACTTCTCAGAATGTCAGTAAATCATAACAACTTCCAatagtttacttatttttgtaatGTAGTTCAAAAAGTTCAACCTAAACACTATATAGATTAATCAGACATGGACTAATTaacttcaaacatttatttctgttaattctaaataatatggcttacagctaatgaaaaccaaaattcaTAAAATTTGAATCTTACATGACTTAAACAAGCATGGGGACTTCACAGTTGTCCACCAGACAGTCAATGACACCCTCCACCAGGAGGGTAAACCACAAAAGGTTATTGGACactaatggtaaatggcctgaacttgtatagcgctttatcaagtccccagagaccccaaagcgctttacactacaatcagtcattcactcattcatacacacattcacatgtgtgtatgaatgagcGGTGAGCtgcaatgtagccacagctgccctggggcagactgacagactAGCTGATCCCAGAATGCTGTACACAAGCACTCcatgagtggaaggaaaagcatggtagaaaaaggtgcacaaacaAGATAGATAATAGAAAAGCAAAGTCCATTCAAGAGGTTTCAGGGGATTTGCAGGGTGTGGGCGGTTAGAGTAAAGCTTCAACAGCCAACACAGACCCCAGTGTCCAGGACATAACCTACAACTATAGCAGTCCTTGTATTAAACCAGTCCTGACCCAGAGACAACTTTAGTGTCTTACCTTAGTTAAAGAGACAAAGAACTGGACTGCAGCTCAGTGGTCCTAAGTGCTATTTTTAGATTAAAtgaaattttgcatttcatttggaaatcaaggccCCAGAGTCTGAAAGAAGAATGGAGAGGCTCGGAATCCATGTTGTttgaggtccagtgtaaagtttccactcagtgatgatt
This genomic stretch from Girardinichthys multiradiatus isolate DD_20200921_A chromosome 3, DD_fGirMul_XY1, whole genome shotgun sequence harbors:
- the tcea3 gene encoding transcription elongation factor A protein 3 isoform X2 — its product is MTREEDLIHIAKKLDKMVSRNNTEGAIDLLKELKGFNMTLKLLQETRIGMSVNSIRKHCRDEEVVSLAKLLIKEWKRLLDSGNTHSEKDAEMKNGLDSKKPAATATNSSSSEPQSSHRRPEAELKHESGSDKNRDVKQNDNHINKKRHVDDLRMDGKHPGEHQSEKHLQEIRGEKQIPAENPKVEMENKKERHVKHLQSGKHKSDPIKERSLEDLKKIRHAERLKKEKPLEEPKKHADKLKMDKNREESRQEWPVSTPQREKPAEAHKRLERRRVLDGTVLYPTRFPSPPRRGRPLLPIKRPSLDSEKDRKDSKESSSRHPHSHGPQPASPPPKRPAIEVKKDRKVSLDPNAPIAPLPFHLHPPPPRKQPPDPNAPLPPLPLHLHPPAPPPKPPSVDGSKDRKSFTDSKLPQKKSADCAKKDRSAFCQVTLPVVYMWKDSDDGKASKKLSDDTKQERRDSSDSKSPPPKKPSVEVKKEKHRKDSSDMKPCLHAKGNSTDSKAVRRESLGSKPLGQPQRKPSTDNIERKSKTEAPRTPTTPTSPMSPSFSTPGGPLPPYLATGNSIRDKCIEMLAAALHTDNDYKDFGANCDSMAAEIEDHIYQEIRATDMKYKNRVRSRISNLKDPKNPGLRRNVLAGSIELSRMASMSAEEMASDELKQLRNVLTQEAIREHQMAKTGGTTTDLLQCGKCKKKNCTYNQVQTRSADEPMTTFVLCNECGNRWKFC
- the tcea3 gene encoding transcription elongation factor A protein 3 isoform X6 → MTREEDLIHIAKKLDKMVSRNNTEGAIDLLKELKGFNMTLKLLQETRIGMSVNSIRKHCRDEEVVSLAKLLIKEWKRLLDSGNTHSEKDAEMKNGLDSKKPAATATNSSSSEPQSSHRRPEAELKHESGSDKNRDVKQNDNHINKKRHVDDLRMDGKHPGEHQSEKHLQEIRGEKQIPAENPKVEMENKKERHVKHLQSGKHKSDPIKERSLEDLKKIRHAERLKKEKPLEEPKKHADKLKMDKNREESRQEWPVSTPQREKPAEAHKRLERRRVLDGTVLYPTRFPSPPRRGRPLLPIKRPSLDSEKDRKDSKESSSRHPHSHGPQPASPPPKRPAIEVKKDRKVSLDPNAPIAPLPFHLHPPPPRKQPPDPNAPLPPLPLHLHPPAPPPKPPSVDGSKDRKSFTDSKLPQKKSADCAKKDRRDSSDSKSPPPKKPSVEVKKEKHRKDSSDMKPCLHAKGNSTDSKAVRRESLGSKPLGQPQRKPSTDNIERKSKTEAPRTPTTPTSPMSPSFSTPGGPLPPYLATGNSIRDKCIEMLAAALHTDNDYKDFGANCDSMAAEIEDHIYQEIRATDMKYKNRVRSRISNLKDPKNPGLRRNVLAGSIELSRMASMSAEEMASDELKQLRNVLTQEAIREHQMAKTGGTTTDLLQCGKCKKKNCTYNQVQTRSADEPMTTFVLCNECGNRWKFC
- the tcea3 gene encoding transcription elongation factor A protein 3 isoform X1 encodes the protein MTREEDLIHIAKKLDKMVSRNNTEGAIDLLKELKGFNMTLKLLQETRIGMSVNSIRKHCRDEEVVSLAKLLIKEWKRLLDSGNTHSEKDAEMKNGLDSKKPAATATNSSSSEPQSSHRRPEAELKHESGSDKNRDVKQNDNHINKKRHVDDLRMDGKHPGEHQSEKHLQEIRGEKQIPAENPKVEMENKKERHVKHLQSGKHKSDPIKERSLEDLKKIRHAERLKKEKPLEEPKKHADKLKMDKNREESRQEWPVSTPQREKPAEAHKRLERRRVLDGTVLYPTRFPSPPRRGRPLLPIKRPSLDSEKDRKDSKESSSRHPHSHGPQPASPPPKRPAIEVKKDRKVSLDPNAPIAPLPFHLHPPPPRKQPPDPNAPLPPLPLHLHPPAPPPKPPSVDGSKDSRKSFTDSKLPQKKSADCAKKDRSAFCQVTLPVVYMWKDSDDGKASKKLSDDTKQERRDSSDSKSPPPKKPSVEVKKEKHRKDSSDMKPCLHAKGNSTDSKAVRRESLGSKPLGQPQRKPSTDNIERKSKTEAPRTPTTPTSPMSPSFSTPGGPLPPYLATGNSIRDKCIEMLAAALHTDNDYKDFGANCDSMAAEIEDHIYQEIRATDMKYKNRVRSRISNLKDPKNPGLRRNVLAGSIELSRMASMSAEEMASDELKQLRNVLTQEAIREHQMAKTGGTTTDLLQCGKCKKKNCTYNQVQTRSADEPMTTFVLCNECGNRWKFC
- the tcea3 gene encoding transcription elongation factor A protein 3 isoform X5, encoding MTREEDLIHIAKKLDKMVSRNNTEGAIDLLKELKGFNMTLKLLQETRIGMSVNSIRKHCRDEEVVSLAKLLIKEWKRLLDSGNTHSEKDAEMKNGLDSKKPAATATNSSSSEPQSSHRRPEAELKHESGSDKNRDVKQNDNHINKKRHVDDLRMDGKHPGEHQSEKHLQEIRGEKQIPAENPKVEMENKKERHVKHLQSGKHKSDPIKERSLEDLKKIRHAERLKKEKPLEEPKKHADKLKMDKNREESRQEWPVSTPQREKPAEAHKRLERRRVLDGTVLYPTRFPSPPRRGRPLLPIKRPSLDSEKDRKDSKESSSRHPHSHGPQPASPPPKRPAIEVKKDRKVSLDPNAPIAPLPFHLHPPPPRKQPPDPNAPLPPLPLHLHPPAPPPKPPSVDGSKDSRKSFTDSKLPQKKSADCAKKDRRDSSDSKSPPPKKPSVEVKKEKHRKDSSDMKPCLHAKGNSTDSKAVRRESLGSKPLGQPQRKPSTDNIERKSKTEAPRTPTTPTSPMSPSFSTPGGPLPPYLATGNSIRDKCIEMLAAALHTDNDYKDFGANCDSMAAEIEDHIYQEIRATDMKYKNRVRSRISNLKDPKNPGLRRNVLAGSIELSRMASMSAEEMASDELKQLRNVLTQEAIREHQMAKTGGTTTDLLQCGKCKKKNCTYNQVQTRSADEPMTTFVLCNECGNRWKFC
- the tcea3 gene encoding transcription elongation factor A protein 3 isoform X4, whose protein sequence is MTREEDLIHIAKKLDKMVSRNNTEGAIDLLKELKGFNMTLKLLQETRIGMSVNSIRKHCRDEEVVSLAKLLIKEWKRLLDSGNTHSEKDAEMKNGLDSKKPAATATNSSSSEPQSSHRRPEAELKHESGSDKNRDVKQNDNHINKKRHVDDLRMDGKHPGEHQSEKHLQEIRGEKQIPAENPKVEMENKKERHVKHLQSGKHKSDPIKERSLEDLKKIRHAERLKKEKPLEEPKKHADKLKMDKNREESRQEWPVSTPQREKPAEAHKRLERRRVLDGTVLYPTRFPSPPRRGRPLLPIKRPSLDSEKDRKDSKESSSRHPHSHGPQPASPPPKRPAIEVKKDRKVSLDPNAPIAPLPFHLHPPPPRKQPPDPNAPLPPLPLHLHPPAPPPKPPSVDGSKDRKSFTDSKLPQKKSADCAKKDRKDSDDGKASKKLSDDTKQERRDSSDSKSPPPKKPSVEVKKEKHRKDSSDMKPCLHAKGNSTDSKAVRRESLGSKPLGQPQRKPSTDNIERKSKTEAPRTPTTPTSPMSPSFSTPGGPLPPYLATGNSIRDKCIEMLAAALHTDNDYKDFGANCDSMAAEIEDHIYQEIRATDMKYKNRVRSRISNLKDPKNPGLRRNVLAGSIELSRMASMSAEEMASDELKQLRNVLTQEAIREHQMAKTGGTTTDLLQCGKCKKKNCTYNQVQTRSADEPMTTFVLCNECGNRWKFC
- the tcea3 gene encoding transcription elongation factor A protein 3 isoform X3 translates to MTREEDLIHIAKKLDKMVSRNNTEGAIDLLKELKGFNMTLKLLQETRIGMSVNSIRKHCRDEEVVSLAKLLIKEWKRLLDSGNTHSEKDAEMKNGLDSKKPAATATNSSSSEPQSSHRRPEAELKHESGSDKNRDVKQNDNHINKKRHVDDLRMDGKHPGEHQSEKHLQEIRGEKQIPAENPKVEMENKKERHVKHLQSGKHKSDPIKERSLEDLKKIRHAERLKKEKPLEEPKKHADKLKMDKNREESRQEWPVSTPQREKPAEAHKRLERRRVLDGTVLYPTRFPSPPRRGRPLLPIKRPSLDSEKDRKDSKESSSRHPHSHGPQPASPPPKRPAIEVKKDRKVSLDPNAPIAPLPFHLHPPPPRKQPPDPNAPLPPLPLHLHPPAPPPKPPSVDGSKDSRKSFTDSKLPQKKSADCAKKDRKDSDDGKASKKLSDDTKQERRDSSDSKSPPPKKPSVEVKKEKHRKDSSDMKPCLHAKGNSTDSKAVRRESLGSKPLGQPQRKPSTDNIERKSKTEAPRTPTTPTSPMSPSFSTPGGPLPPYLATGNSIRDKCIEMLAAALHTDNDYKDFGANCDSMAAEIEDHIYQEIRATDMKYKNRVRSRISNLKDPKNPGLRRNVLAGSIELSRMASMSAEEMASDELKQLRNVLTQEAIREHQMAKTGGTTTDLLQCGKCKKKNCTYNQVQTRSADEPMTTFVLCNECGNRWKFC